Below is a window of Lacrimispora xylanolytica DNA.
AAGCCCAGTCGGGTGAAGATTCAAAATAGAATATATTATTATAAAATTTGTGATTTTTTCCCGCATTGCCAAAACAGGCGTCAAGCTTTCCCTGGGATTTGTAAAAGGTATTGTTATAAAGTTCGGTTGGCATATCTCCTGCCCGAATGATATACCGTTCATCATCCACGCTCACATTATAACGAAGCACTGTCTTAATATGATTGGGGTCTTTATTGATTCCTGCACAATCCAGCCAGAATCCGCCCTGATTTCCATGGGTGTAATTATACTGAAAGGTTGTGACACCTCCGGTTCCCCAATCCGTATCAAAAGCAGTTCCATCACTTTCAAACAAAACAGTCCTTGCCACCTCGTTATACTGAAATAGAGCATCGTCTGTCCCACAAGTCCACAGGCCTGCAATAATTTTAGTATCCGAAGAATTACCAAGAGCCCCTGCATCGTAGCATAGATTATATTGAATCAAGGGGGATACACAATTGGCCACGATCATTCCATCCGAGCCGGTTCTGCTGATGGTATTCCCCTCGATGACCACGTTCGTATGATACTGGTCCACAATAAAATCTTCTCTCTGGTTAATACGGATTCCGCTGGTCAGCACGTCATGAACGTAATTCCCTTTTATTAACACCCCATCATAATGAACTGAGGGGTTGGACCTGCCGGGCATACTGACATAGATGCCGGAATTCCAGTACATGCTCTTATAGGTATCCAGGGATCTTCGGTTCTCTCCAGTTACATCGTGGACCTCACAGTCTTCTATGGTAATCCCATGAGTAATTCCATCAGTTTTTCCATTAATAAAAATTCCCTGACGAATACCTCTCTGCGCTGCCCGATTGGTCACTTCAAAATTTCGTATGGTCCAGTATTCCTGTGAGTCCAGCTTAATTGCTGCTTCCGCTCCATTTCCTTCAATCAGAGGCTTATCTCCCACTCCGTACTGATCCAGAATAATAGGCGCTCCGCTGCTTCCCGAACCTAGAGGGTGAAGCATACCCGTCCATTTTCCACCTGCTTTAAAGCAAATTTTATTGCCCGGTAAAAAGGTAGTAGCATTTACCTTATCCAGGGTTTTCCATGCCGCTTGTTCTGTCGTACCGCTTGCCTTATCATTTCCATTTACATCGTCTACATAATAGACGGTAGCACCAGACCCCTGCCATGCTGCACTCTGTGGTTCCTCTGCATACACGTGGCTTCCAGTCAGGGTAATACTCATACATACTGCTGATAAAAATATCAATGCTTTTTTCATTTGCCCCTCCAGCCTTTCCATTCGTTACGTAACATAAGGTTTCCTCTTATTGTAACTCAGCCTCTCCCCATGGCCTCCCTCCTCTCTTCTATACGACTCACTCCAGAGCTTCTAGCCTTTTACGGCACCCGATGTCATACCGGATATAATATGCCGTTGCAACATCAGATACACGACCGCTACAGGAAGGGTGGATAATACCACATTTGCAAATACCAGCTGCCAATCTGAATTATGGTTTCCAAAGAAATTATATACGGTCAAAGGAAGGGTGTAATTCCTGGCGCTGTTCAAAAAATAAATGGAGATTCCAAAATCATTCCATACCGCCATAAAGTTAATAATAACAGCCGTTATTGTTACCGGCTGAAGCAGCGGGAAAATAATCTGAAAAAACAACTGGGTATGGCTGGCTCCATCCATCCAGGCGGATTCGTCAATTTCAATGGGAATGCTTTTAATAAAACCAGTATATAAAAAGACCGTAAAGGACATATTGGCAACAATCAGTACGAAAACAGCTGCTATCTCATGGGTCAGATGAAGGAAGTTGCATACAAAGTAGGTAGGTATGATCTGAAGAGGCAGCACAAGTCCAAAAATAACGGTCATATTGATCACTTTTGAGAAACATGTTTTTCTTCGTTCCAATACAAAAGCCATAGTGGAGCACAACACAATCAAAAAAAAGACACAGATAACAGTAATTACGGTACTGTTTACAAGCCCTCGAAAGATTCCTCCCTCCCGTACCATCTCTATATAGTTCTCCGCAATGTGCCAGGTGGTGGGAAGGGCTAAATTCATTCTTGCCGCCTCTGTCCCATTCTTAAAGGAATTGATGATAACCATAAATACCGGAACCAATATGATCAGAGCACAAAGGCAAAGTACCAGGTTTAAAATTGCCTCACGTATTTTTCGTTTTCTCACATCTCTACCTCCCTGTTGGCAATGTATTGATATGCCGGTATGGCGATTGCTGCAATGACCACTGCCAGTATGATACTTGCGGCACACCCTTCTCCAAGCCTTCCTGCACCAAAGGATTTATAGATTAAAGTCCCAAAGACTTCTGTCGCAGAGCCAGGGCCGCCCTGGGTAGTGGCCTGGATTAAGTCAAATACCTTAAGCCCTCCAATGATGCTTAAGATCAGCGCATTGTTAAATGCAGGCAAAAGAAGGGGAAAGGTTATGTACTTAAACTTCGTAAAACCACCAGCTCCATCAATCTCTGCCGCTTCATAATACTCTCTGCCAATGGTCTGCATCCCTGATAGGAGAATTACCATGGTAAAGCCGGACCATTTCCAGATTTCAATGGCACAGACAGAAAAGATTGCCAGATGAGTGTCCACAAGCCATGACTTCGCAAGAATTCCAAGTCCCATTGCCTGTAATAAGCTATTGACCAATCCGTTTGATGGGTGCATGAGTGAAGAAAAAATAAGTCCAACTGCCACGGTATTAATGACTGCTGGCAAGAAGAATATGGTCCGTAATGCGTTGGTCAGTGCCATCTTCCGGTTTAAGGCCACGGCAAGAGAAAGACCGATTCCCATTTTAAACATGGTGGTAATCAAGGCAAATATAAATGAATTAACAATGGCTCGCCTCATATTTGGCTGAATGAACACGTCTGCATAGTTTTGCAGACCACCGAACCGGGCGGAGGATAAATTAAAGCCTAGAATCTTGACAAAAGAAAGGGCCAGCCCTCCCACAGCAGGGAGAATAAAAAACAGGATATAAAGGAAAAGCCCGGGAATTGCCAAGATGTATGAATATCTTTTACGTGTATTTGAATGCATGATCTGCTCCTTACCTGTTACGGAGAAAACAGAAATACCAGATACGGTAAAAGTATGGGTTTACTAATACGAATATCTGGTATCTCTTTCTACCGCACCTTTAAACTATTTCCAGTTAGAATCGCCCTGCGCTTTTGCATTGCGTTCTGTTTCTGTATCCAGTGCCTGCGCCACTTCTTTCGCATCCTTTAACATCCCGGTGTAATAGTTTAACAATGGCTCACTTAAGTTTCCGTAAGAATACTTGTTGATTTCTTCCCAGTCTGTCATGGATTTTCCGCTGTCCATAAGCTTCTTTAAATCTTCCGTTGCCTTAGGAATATCGCTGGTAACATTTTTATTTAAATATACCCCTGGCTGGGCATCGGCATAAATCTGCTGTGCCTTTTGGGAAGCTATGAAGTTTAGTGCCTTTTTCCCAAGATCAGCATCCTTACAATTGGTAGTCAGTGCCAGGGAATAGGGGGTGAACATATTGATGTAATTGTCACCGCCTGGAGTTGGAATGGCAAAGGCTCCGATGTCATCTATCTTATCCGGAAACTTTTTATTGATGTTATCCGCACACCAGGTGCCGTTGATATACATGGCACACTCTCCGTTTGCCAGGGCCTGATGGGCATTGTCCACGGTATCCGATAAGTAGGTTTCATTCACATAGCCAAGGTCAATGAGATCCTTTGTTCTCTCAATAGAGCCTACAAAATTGGTACAATCTGCGTATTTCAGTTTATTTGTATTAATCTGATCCATAAGACCGAAGGTATCCGTTCCTTTTTCAGCTGCATCATTTAACAGACCGCTGATGGTAGGTGGCTGAACGCTCCAAGCGTCCTTACCGGAGTAATAGACCGGAGTCACTCCTTTCGCCTTTAACTTCTCACAAACTGCCAAAAGCTCATCCCAGGTTCCTGGTATCGCAACACCTGCTGCTTCAAACACCTTTTTATTGTAGAACACACCGGATAGAACCACGGAATCAATGGGGACCGCATATAGCTTCCCTTGATACATAAAGGTGCCATCCAGTGCCTTTTTATCATACTCAGAGACACAATCCAGTCCCGTTAAATCCACCAGCTTATCAAGGCCATTGGCATAAGATTCCACCCATTGGGGCTTATAGACCTGAATGATGTCAGGAAGGTCATTGGTGGCAAATTTCGTCTGAAGGACCTGATCTCCCTGGGAACCTCCCTGTATTTTTGATATCTCAAGCTTAAAGCCAAGCTCACTGGAATTCTCGTTGATGTACTGCTCCAATGCCTGCCAGCCTGCTTTATACCAATCCGTATACATGAGAACGCTTAAAGTCTTAACCTCCGGGCTTCCCTTTGCTGCCGCGCTCCCTGACCCCGAAGCTGCACTGTTTCCCCCGCATCCGGAAAGACTGGTAATCATGGAAAATGCCAGACTCATTACCAGCCACTTTTTACTTTTTTTCATATTGAATACCCTTCCTTTTATTTTCACTTGAATTAACCGGTTATTTCCTGAACCAATCATACCATTTTATTCCAGGGAAATGCATTGCACTTTTTTCCACTTTATAGGATTTTTTTACACTTTTTTATGTACAACTTGACAGATATACCCTAAAATTTTATGATACTTTTATAATACATTACCAAAAATGGAGGCGCAATGAAAACCCACTTTAAAAGCATCCGGTATAAGTTCATTTTTTCCATGACACTGATCTTTCTTCTGTTTGCGGCAATGGTACTTGGCGTCTGGTACCAGGCATTAAAAAAAGAAGCGGCCTCCACTGCCATACATAATTCGGAACATTTACTTCAAGTCTCAAACACCATATTTGAGAATCAGGTGCAGGATATTATTAATGTGGCTGCTCTTACTTCCGTCCGGTCCAGCAACTCTCTGTCCACCAACATTATCACCATATTATCAAGAGATGACTTAAGCGATGCTGACATTGTAAATTACCAGAGAACTGCTTCTGATTACTTAATCAGCCTTTGCAGCTTTAAGAATAATCTAAACGGCCTTATGCTAAGTGATTTTAACGGAAATACCATTACATACGGCCTTCCCTCTTCCTTTGAGACCTTGAAAGAGAATCAATGGATCTCCATTATTAAAGACAGTGATAAAGAACTGATTTTCATACCTCCCCATTTTCCTCACAAATGGTACAATACGAAAAATGATATGGTCTTTTCCGTATTAAAACCGGTTTACGGCTTTAACAATCAGAAGATTGGATTTGTGAATGCGGACATCAGTGCCAGTCTGTTTGAAGAGTGCTTTGATACCAGCTCCACCTCAGCCTCCTCACTGTATGTAATCAATCAGGTGGATGGAAATGTACTGTTTCATCCAGCATTCAATCTACTAAATACAGAGCAAAATGAGCCGGCACTTCCAGAGATTATTGACGGAATCAAAGATAATTCAGGCCATTTTTTCATCACCAGCGATACAGGCGATCGAATGCTGGTGGTATACCATACCTCAAGGCTGACCAATTGGACAACCTTAAATGTAATTCCTGAAAGGGAAATCGTATCAGCATTTACAAAGACGCTCCACAACATCGTTCTCATCACGCTCCTCCTTGTGGCCCTTATGATCGCATGTATCTTTCTCATCACCTCTCTGCTGACGAGGAAAATACGGCTTCTTGCCAATGCCGTAAGACACATAGACGGTGACTGCCTGGATTTTCCCATAGAAATACATACTCAGGATGAGATCGGCGCTTTATCCAGCCAGTTTAAAGCCATGCTGAACCGAATCCGCCATCTCCTTTTACAGGTAAAAAAAGAAGAGGAATCAAAGCACCGTGCGGAAATCGCAGCACTTCAATTCCAGATGAATCCTCACTTTTTATACAACACCTTAAATACCATCAAATTTCTGTCCGCTCTCCAGGGGGCAGACAACATCGCAAAAGTGGCAGAAGCTCTCTCCTCTCTCATGCATACCAACATGGACGGCAGATCTTTTATTCATGTAGAGGAAGACCGTGACTTTCTGACCTCCTATCTGGAGATTCAAAATTACCGCTATACCAATACCTTTCAATACCGCATACAAGTCTCAGAGGAGGCAGGTTCTTATATGATTCCAAAGCTGCTGGTCCAACCCCTGGTGGAAAATGCTATAAAGCACGGCTTAAAAGACAAGGTTTCCGATGGAATTCTCATGGTGGATTATCTCGTTGATGACGGCTTCTTAACAATCATTGTGGAGGACAATGGACAGGGAATAGAGGAAGAACGGATTCATGAAATATTAAATCACAACCAGAATGAGAATGCCGGACACATAGGCATTCACAATATCAGAGAGCGCCTTTCCATGTACTTTTCATCCAGCTTTGAGATGGAAATTATCAGCCAGCCAGGAATCTTCACCCGGTTTGAATTACAGCTTCCCATAATACAAGAAAACGAGGTGGCACATTATGTATAACATATTAATTGTAGATGACGAACTTTTGGTCCGTACCAACATCAAACTGCTGCTCCAGAACTTTTCTCAGGAATTCATGGTCTGTGGGGAGGCTTCCGACGGGCTGTCCGCACTGGACAAGATCTCCCAGACCCATCCTGATATTATTCTTTCCGATATGCGGATGCCAAATATGAACGGCTTAGAGCTTTGCCAGAAAGTAAAAGAATTGTATCCGGAAACTTTATTCGTTGCCCTGAGCAATTACGACGATTATACCTATGTCCGGGGCGCACTGAAAAATGGGGCTATGGATTACGTTTTAAAGCATAAGCTGAACGAATGCTACTTACTCTCCCTGCTAAGCGAACTAAAAAAAAGGTTGAATACCCATAACAAATCAAAGGCATTTCCTGACCGTACCATTTCTGCCCTCAGAGAGAAATTCGTAATTGATCTTTTAGGAGGGGCCTTATTATCAAAAAAAGAGATAGAAGCTAATATCCGTTCTCTGGGAATCTCTCTCTCCCTCACTCAGGTGATACCCATTATCCTGTCGGTTGATGATTATGGAAGAATCGAACACCTAAATAACTATAACCAGCGGAATATATTAAGCTTTTCCATCTGCAATATAGGAAATGAACTGTTAAGCAAATACCCTACCGGGATCCTGGCCCATATTGAGCGGGAAACCTATTGCATCCTTTTATCCTTTGCTCATGAAGCCAGTCAGGCAAAAACAGAAGAGACCATCAGCAGCCTGTTACATCAGCTTTCCACCAATTATAAAAACTTCTTAAATATCTCTGTAAGCTTTTGTGTGGGAGAGCGTGCCAGCCATATTATTGACGTGGGACACGCCTATACAAAAGCCTTAGAGACCATGTGCCTGGCATTTTACTCGGGGAAGCAGTCCATCCTCCATTCTAAGCCTGTTACCAATGCCTCTGCCAGCTTATCCGGGCTTGATTACTCCATAGAAAAGATACTTTTAACTCTGGTATTAAAAGGAGAGTACGAAAAAGCAGAAGGAATCATCAACAAATTATTTCAGGATATGATTGAACAAAAGGAACCTCGTTCCAATGTTCAGATGAAATGCGCAGACCTGCTGAGCATTATCACCAGAATCTCGAAAAAGAATCAACTGGATTTAAATCGAATCATCACGGACAAAGTCTCCCCGGACCAGATATTTACCCAATTAAGTACCCTGCCCCAGCTATGGGAATGGTTCCTCCATTGCTTTTTTAATATGTGTAAAGAAATACAGCTTCAAATGCCCGGCGATTCCAATTATGTAAAATCTGCTATCGCATATCTCAACCGGGATTACGCAAAGCCCATCTCCCTTCAAAGCATTGCCGATGAGATTGGAATCAGTATGGGATACTTAAGCACCATTTTTAAAAGCGAAACAGGACAGGGATTTACCGATTATTTAAACTCCTTAAGAATCGCTTCTGCCATACATCTTCTGGAGCTTGGAGAAAGAGACTTTCATAAGATTGCGGAGAAATGTGGATTTCAGGACTATGCATACTTCTTTAAGGTATTTAAAAAGCGAATGGGTATCACACCGAAAAATTATTTAAGGACTCAGCTATACGGATAATCCAATCATTACACAAAGAAAAGACGACGGAATTTCTTCCGTCGTCTTTTCTACATTTTATTTTTAGGATTCTAATAAATAGACAGTCAGCTAATTTATTTGTCTTTTTTTGGTGCGGTTAATTTTAAAAGCACCTGGGAAATTCCATAAAGCAGAATCATTACAACGAAGATACCGCCCATGCCTACGCCCATCAATTCTAAAGCTTTTGCCATGATATCTGACATAATTACCTCCATCCCCTATCAGGGAAACTACATTTTAATCAATAGTTACGTTAGATTACATGAAGAAGGAAAGCAGAAGTCCACCAGCTACTACTGAAGCGATCTGACCGGAAACGTTAGCACCGGCTGCATGCATCAGGATAAAGTTTGTAGGATCTTCCTTTGTCGCCATCTTCTGAATTACACGGCTACTCATAGGGAATGCGGAGATACCGGCAGCTCCAACCATAGGATTAATCTTCTCTTTGCGGAATAAGTTTAAAAGCTTAGCAAAGATTACACCGCCTGCGGTATCAAATACGAAACCTAACAGACCGAATGCAATGATTAACAATGTCTTAACATTTAAGAACTCGCCAGCTGTCATCTTTGTAGCAATTGTAAGTCCAAGTAAAATACTAATAATATTTACTAATTCATTCTGTGCAGATGCACTTAAGCGGTCCAGCACGCCGCACTCACGAAGAAGGTTTCCGAACATAAGGAATCCGATCAGCGGAAGGGACATAGGAGCTGTAAAACCAGCAACAAATGTAATAAGTAATGGGAATAAAATTTTCGCTGTCTTAGAAACGTCTTTTGGTTCATATTTCATATGAATCATACGCTCTTTCTTTGTTGTCAGCGCTGTAATAACAGGTGGCTGTATGATTGGCACAAGAGCCATGTAAGAATACGCCGCCACAGTAATCGGTCCTAATAAATTTGGAGCCAGTTTACCAGCTACAAAGATACTGGTTGGGCCATCAGCCGCTGCAATAATACCCATAGAAGCAGCCTCTGGAAGAGTTAATCCTGTAACCGCTATAATTAAAACTACGGTTGCGAAGATACCAAACTGTGCAGCAGCACCAAACAACATCATAAAAGGGTTCTGCAGTAACGGTCCAAAATCAATCATTGCACCGATTCCGATGAAAATAAGAAGCGGGAACAATTCTGTTGAAATTCCGGCATCAAACAACACGTTCAGAACACCTTCCACTCCGGTACTTGGTTGTGTAATAATACCGGACATCGGGAAATTAACTAAAATCGTGCCTAGTCCCATAGGAACTAAAAGTGTCGGCTCATACTCTTTTTTGATACCCAGATACATTAGGGCGCAGCCAATTAACATCATAATGGCCTGCTGCCATGTAAACGAGAGTAGCCCTTCTAATAATATGCTCATTTTTGTCTCCAATCTAAATCTCTGCCTGTATTAACTTTAAATAAATAATGGACATGCTCCTGTAATAGCAGCTACAGCAACCATGATAACGAAGATGCCGAGTGCCCATTTTGCGGATTCTTTCTGCCACTCACCCATTTCAAGTCCTGTCATGTTTAACAGCAGGTAGATAAATGCTACCAGTGGGCTTAATAAGTGGAATGCCTGGCCTAACAGTGATGCTACAGTCATGTTCAGTGCAGAGTAGCCATATTTTGCTCCTGCCTCTGCGAATACTGGTAAGATGCCATAGTAATAAGCATCATTTGATAAGAAGAAGGTACCAGGTGCAGAAACTATTGCTGTTACAAGTCCCCACCATCTTCCAAGAGAGGTTGGAAGGGCACTAACCATACTATGAGCTAATGCATCGCTCATACCTGTGTTTCCGAACAGACCAGAGAACATACCTGCACCGATAACCAGGATTACTACCTGTAATGCATCTCCTGCGTTGTCCTGAATACGATTTTTCTGATCTTTAATCTTTCTATAGTTTACCATAAGTCCAATTACTAATGCAACTAAGAAAAGGAAAGAAGATGGAAGTTTATCCATAACTAAAAGTACAACAGTACCAATGGTTAAGATAGCGTTGAACCAGATCAGTTTAGGACGCTTTAAAGCCTCTACTTCTGGGTCAGACTGAGTTGTCTGTGCAAGCTCGCTTGCGGAAAGCTTCTGAATACCAACTCTTTTTCTTTCCTTAAGACCAAGGTAGAAAGCAACACCCAGCATGTAGATAACGGATACAACCATACCTGGAGCAAGAGCTGCAAGTACAGGGCCGCCTTCCACTTCCATAACTGCCATAGCACGTGCAGTTGGGCCTCCCCAAGGGAGTAAGTTCATAATTGTGTTCATCAGGATAATCAAAACGCCCAGGTAAAGCATCTTAATGTTGAGCTTTTTGTAAATCGGGATAAACGCTGTACAGCAAATAAGTGTTGTAGTTGTACCGTCACCATTTAAGGAAACAGCTGCAGCTACGATTGCAGTTCCGACTAAAACTTTAACTGGATCACCGCCAGCAACGCGGATAACAGTGTTTACAATCGGATCAAACAGACCAGCATTCAGCATGATTGAGAAAAACAGGATTGCGAAAAGCAGCATGAATGCGGTTTTGGAACTCTTTACCAGTCCGTCCTGAGACATCTTTCCAAGAGCTACGATCTGATCTCCAATGGATAAAGCATCAGCAGCATCTTTTTCAAGATATTTGGCAATAGGTTCCTTCATTACTCCGGTGAATACACCGATGAGTGAGAACACCAGTGGGACACTAATAAGTGCCGTAAACGGGTGCAGCTTTTTGGTCATGACTAACGCCAAGAACACAATTATCATGAGCCATGCTAAGATAGTAATCATATAAATGATCCCCCTTTTAATATAGATGCATAAGTATCATGTAACCATATTAAACGGAGTTTCTTAAAGAGTAATAAAAACTTACTTAAAATTTTGTAAGATTTTATATTATTTTTAGATTTTTGTAATAATTCTAAATTCTTCTTCGTAAATGTTATCTCCGCTTAACTATCTTTAATATTTCCATAATTGGAATAATTGATACAGCAATTATAACAGCGGCGATATATTCTTTTAAAGAAATGAATTCAAAATGAAATGCTTCTCTTAAAAACGGTACATAAATTACGGCTGTGGTCAGTACAAATGATACGCACAGAGAACCTGTTAAGAAAACATTTCTTGTTTTCAGCTTAAATACGGATTCCGTTCTGGAGCGCATATTAAAGGAGTGGAACATCTCAAGTAAGGAAAGGGCTAAGAATGCCATGGTCATACCGTCCTTGCTTTCTGCAACCTCCCATACTCCACTTTCCATATAGTGACCAACAAAATAAGCCAGTAAGGTAAGAAGAGCGATTACTACACCCTGGAATAAGGTCTCGCTTCCTACTCCATCAGAGAAGATACCATCTTTTGGATTTCTTGGTTCTCTCTTCATGATGTCAGACTCTTCTGCCTCCATACCAAGTCCAATGGCCGGGAAACAGTCTGTAATTAAGTTGATCCAGAGTAAATGAACAGGCTTTAAGATTGTAAATCCTAAAAGGCTTGCAATAAATACAGAAATAACCTCTGCTAAGTTTGAAGATAGCAGGAACTGAATGGCTTTTCTGATGTTGTCATAAATACGTCTTCCTTCGGCTACCGCTGATACGATAGTGGCAAAGTTATCATCAGCAAGTACCATATCAG
It encodes the following:
- a CDS encoding response regulator, which encodes MYNILIVDDELLVRTNIKLLLQNFSQEFMVCGEASDGLSALDKISQTHPDIILSDMRMPNMNGLELCQKVKELYPETLFVALSNYDDYTYVRGALKNGAMDYVLKHKLNECYLLSLLSELKKRLNTHNKSKAFPDRTISALREKFVIDLLGGALLSKKEIEANIRSLGISLSLTQVIPIILSVDDYGRIEHLNNYNQRNILSFSICNIGNELLSKYPTGILAHIERETYCILLSFAHEASQAKTEETISSLLHQLSTNYKNFLNISVSFCVGERASHIIDVGHAYTKALETMCLAFYSGKQSILHSKPVTNASASLSGLDYSIEKILLTLVLKGEYEKAEGIINKLFQDMIEQKEPRSNVQMKCADLLSIITRISKKNQLDLNRIITDKVSPDQIFTQLSTLPQLWEWFLHCFFNMCKEIQLQMPGDSNYVKSAIAYLNRDYAKPISLQSIADEIGISMGYLSTIFKSETGQGFTDYLNSLRIASAIHLLELGERDFHKIAEKCGFQDYAYFFKVFKKRMGITPKNYLRTQLYG
- a CDS encoding sensor histidine kinase, encoding MKTHFKSIRYKFIFSMTLIFLLFAAMVLGVWYQALKKEAASTAIHNSEHLLQVSNTIFENQVQDIINVAALTSVRSSNSLSTNIITILSRDDLSDADIVNYQRTASDYLISLCSFKNNLNGLMLSDFNGNTITYGLPSSFETLKENQWISIIKDSDKELIFIPPHFPHKWYNTKNDMVFSVLKPVYGFNNQKIGFVNADISASLFEECFDTSSTSASSLYVINQVDGNVLFHPAFNLLNTEQNEPALPEIIDGIKDNSGHFFITSDTGDRMLVVYHTSRLTNWTTLNVIPEREIVSAFTKTLHNIVLITLLLVALMIACIFLITSLLTRKIRLLANAVRHIDGDCLDFPIEIHTQDEIGALSSQFKAMLNRIRHLLLQVKKEEESKHRAEIAALQFQMNPHFLYNTLNTIKFLSALQGADNIAKVAEALSSLMHTNMDGRSFIHVEEDRDFLTSYLEIQNYRYTNTFQYRIQVSEEAGSYMIPKLLVQPLVENAIKHGLKDKVSDGILMVDYLVDDGFLTIIVEDNGQGIEEERIHEILNHNQNENAGHIGIHNIRERLSMYFSSSFEMEIISQPGIFTRFELQLPIIQENEVAHYV
- a CDS encoding right-handed parallel beta-helix repeat-containing protein, producing the protein MKKALIFLSAVCMSITLTGSHVYAEEPQSAAWQGSGATVYYVDDVNGNDKASGTTEQAAWKTLDKVNATTFLPGNKICFKAGGKWTGMLHPLGSGSSGAPIILDQYGVGDKPLIEGNGAEAAIKLDSQEYWTIRNFEVTNRAAQRGIRQGIFINGKTDGITHGITIEDCEVHDVTGENRRSLDTYKSMYWNSGIYVSMPGRSNPSVHYDGVLIKGNYVHDVLTSGIRINQREDFIVDQYHTNVVIEGNTISRTGSDGMIVANCVSPLIQYNLCYDAGALGNSSDTKIIAGLWTCGTDDALFQYNEVARTVLFESDGTAFDTDWGTGGVTTFQYNYTHGNQGGFWLDCAGINKDPNHIKTVLRYNVSVDDERYIIRAGDMPTELYNNTFYKSQGKLDACFGNAGKNHKFYNNIFYFESSPDWASSVYENNLYYPCDANPADMYAVSANPQLVSPGPAQDGMAFADHFKIQSTSPAIGKGVYIPDNGGKDFWGNELNKGSYDIGAHQTMGVGLTDEDTYVFARDFSMTQGNRDWYYMEAANGSYQNMTWDDSQKKWKGSGAFNLIWAPGSMHPDGNDTVLAWKAPKAGTVQVVGNPKKANLGNDGVNVKILKGSTQVWPGSGWQFIGGSDSTGVSHNVTIQVKKDEMIYFVLNKNGNNYNDGTSWNPLITYNVVEKYSLTSDFSSVQGSRGWYYLETASTGYQQMTWDSSVNRWKGKKQYSLIWAPAQLHPDTSDTVVAWKASHSGSVTIKGNPKKVSQGYDGVKVKILKNTQNLWPENGWQSIGGSDTTGMAHQLTTNVSSGDWIYFIVNQNGSNAGDEINWNPVITFQ
- a CDS encoding sodium ion-translocating decarboxylase subunit beta, whose amino-acid sequence is MSILLEGLLSFTWQQAIMMLIGCALMYLGIKKEYEPTLLVPMGLGTILVNFPMSGIITQPSTGVEGVLNVLFDAGISTELFPLLIFIGIGAMIDFGPLLQNPFMMLFGAAAQFGIFATVVLIIAVTGLTLPEAASMGIIAAADGPTSIFVAGKLAPNLLGPITVAAYSYMALVPIIQPPVITALTTKKERMIHMKYEPKDVSKTAKILFPLLITFVAGFTAPMSLPLIGFLMFGNLLRECGVLDRLSASAQNELVNIISILLGLTIATKMTAGEFLNVKTLLIIAFGLLGFVFDTAGGVIFAKLLNLFRKEKINPMVGAAGISAFPMSSRVIQKMATKEDPTNFILMHAAGANVSGQIASVVAGGLLLSFFM
- a CDS encoding OadG-related small transporter subunit, yielding MSDIMAKALELMGVGMGGIFVVMILLYGISQVLLKLTAPKKDK
- a CDS encoding ABC transporter substrate-binding protein encodes the protein MKKSKKWLVMSLAFSMITSLSGCGGNSAASGSGSAAAKGSPEVKTLSVLMYTDWYKAGWQALEQYINENSSELGFKLEISKIQGGSQGDQVLQTKFATNDLPDIIQVYKPQWVESYANGLDKLVDLTGLDCVSEYDKKALDGTFMYQGKLYAVPIDSVVLSGVFYNKKVFEAAGVAIPGTWDELLAVCEKLKAKGVTPVYYSGKDAWSVQPPTISGLLNDAAEKGTDTFGLMDQINTNKLKYADCTNFVGSIERTKDLIDLGYVNETYLSDTVDNAHQALANGECAMYINGTWCADNINKKFPDKIDDIGAFAIPTPGGDNYINMFTPYSLALTTNCKDADLGKKALNFIASQKAQQIYADAQPGVYLNKNVTSDIPKATEDLKKLMDSGKSMTDWEEINKYSYGNLSEPLLNYYTGMLKDAKEVAQALDTETERNAKAQGDSNWK
- a CDS encoding carbohydrate ABC transporter permease, producing MHSNTRKRYSYILAIPGLFLYILFFILPAVGGLALSFVKILGFNLSSARFGGLQNYADVFIQPNMRRAIVNSFIFALITTMFKMGIGLSLAVALNRKMALTNALRTIFFLPAVINTVAVGLIFSSLMHPSNGLVNSLLQAMGLGILAKSWLVDTHLAIFSVCAIEIWKWSGFTMVILLSGMQTIGREYYEAAEIDGAGGFTKFKYITFPLLLPAFNNALILSIIGGLKVFDLIQATTQGGPGSATEVFGTLIYKSFGAGRLGEGCAASIILAVVIAAIAIPAYQYIANREVEM
- a CDS encoding carbohydrate ABC transporter permease, giving the protein MRKRKIREAILNLVLCLCALIILVPVFMVIINSFKNGTEAARMNLALPTTWHIAENYIEMVREGGIFRGLVNSTVITVICVFFLIVLCSTMAFVLERRKTCFSKVINMTVIFGLVLPLQIIPTYFVCNFLHLTHEIAAVFVLIVANMSFTVFLYTGFIKSIPIEIDESAWMDGASHTQLFFQIIFPLLQPVTITAVIINFMAVWNDFGISIYFLNSARNYTLPLTVYNFFGNHNSDWQLVFANVVLSTLPVAVVYLMLQRHIISGMTSGAVKG